DNA sequence from the Streptomyces sp. NBC_01264 genome:
CCACCACAGCAGGTGCTCGCGGTCTCGTCGCGGCGGTGGCAGGATCAAGGTTCTGAGCAGGCGGAGGAGTTCGTGGCTGCTGAGGGGGACGAGGCCGGTCTCGTCGGGGTCCCGGGCGGTCTGTGCTGTGCGTTCGAGGGCTGCGGCGGTGGCCAGGAACGCGTATGCGACCAGGGTGATCACGCTCCAGCGGTGCCAGGAGTTCCAGCAGGTGACCTGGCCCTTGTCGAGGTGGCAGGTCTCTTTCGCTTTCTGGAAGTCGTCTTCCACCCGCCATCTTCGGCACGGCAGTGACACCAGGCGGGTCAGGGTCACCGGTCCGGGGGCGAAGCAGCGGTAGTAGGATACGGTGCGGGTGTGTCGGTGGCGGCGGACCAGCAGGACGGACGTACCCGCGTCGCGGCCGTGTCCGTCAGGGGTGTCGTCGGCGGTGACCTCGATCATCGCCCAGTCGTAGTCGCGTGTCCCCTTCTGGCACGTGCCGGTCTGCATCCGGTGCCAGGCCCGCTTCGGCAGCCGGGCGGCGGCCCTGGCCGCGTTCAGCTCCCGTCCGGGGTGGTGACCTGGTGGTTCGAGCGCACGGCCACGACGTAGCCCAGGCCCAGCTCACGGCAGACACCACGTAGTTCCCGTCCTCCATAGACCTCGTCCCCCAGGAAGAACGAGGCGGGTATCCCCTGGCCGGCAGCGCGGAGCATGTCCGCCGCGAGCTGCGGCTTGGTCGCGAAGCGCAGCCCGACCGGGACGCCGGTCAGCTCGCGGCGTTCCTCATCTGCGGCCCACTCCTTGGTGAAGTACAGGCGCCGGTCGATCAGGCAGTGCCCGACGGTGGTCCTCGAGCTCCATCAGCATGCCCCGCGTCATCCGGGCAAACGTCTCCCGGGTCTCCGAGCGGGCGAAGCAGCCGGCCAACGAGGCCAACAGGTCCCCGAACGCGGTCTCATGGACTCCGCGGTCTACGATGGCCGAAGCGGCCGTCTCGTTCTGATGTTGCGTCACACCACGTCATGATCAAGGCGGCCGCCCTCATGCCCGCAGCCACCCCCGTCACAACTTCCCGGAGAGTGCCCGCGGAAGGTTCTTGCGGTTTCTCTCGTTGAGGCCCTTGCTGTGAAGGCGGGTGAGGATGCCGAGAAGGTGGTTGCTGCCGAGGATTGTGAGGACCGTCGAGAACTCCTCGCGAGAGACACCGGCGGCCGCTCCGCGCCGTCGATCCTTCAGTAGATCCATCACTGCGGTCGTCCGCTCCACCCCTTGCTTCAGGTGGACGTTCGCCGTGACTGCCCGGTTCACCAGGTCGAAGGAAGCCTTGCTCTTGATCAGGTCGCAGAAAAGGACCACGTCCTGAGATGTCAGATCGGCTAGGGGGCCAACAACTTCGACCGGCAGGTCACAGAGCTGGTCAAGGAGTACCAGGCGACGGTCGTACAGGCTGGCCCGTGGCCCGTGCGTCTCCACGCCTTTCTGTGCCTGGGCAACGCGAATACTGTTCATGTTTTGTGCCTGATGTCGGTCGTTGTCCCGCCCTTCATCCATGACCTGGCACGTAATGGCGAAACCTTTGACGAATTCCTCGTAAGCTGCGTCGAAAATCCTGCCTCGCCCAATCCGCTTGAATTCCTCCCGGATATAGGAGACCGCAACTTCGTTGCGGAAGTCGTCGTCCTTATCGTACATCTTGACGAGCTGCGGCAGATATTTCTTCACCACATCGATCTTAAAGCCGAAGAGAAAGCCCTTGAACTCGTCCGCCAGTGCGGGGTGCTTGTCCAGCTCTGCGGAATGCCGACCCGAATGCTTCTTTAGCATTTTCACGCTCTTCGAAGAATAGAGTCGCTCGCAGCTGTCGGGGCTCTGGGGCGCCTGCCTGGCACTCGGCTGGGACACCCTCTTGGACTGCCATCCACTCTCGGGAACAGACCTTCCGTGCTCCGGAGGCTCCTGATCCCACGACCTCGTGACACCGAAGACGTCCTGGGGCCTCGGTTGCGATCCGGTACGGTGAAACTCCACGACGAGTTTGAACTCGTTGAAGACTTCGAATCCCCTTTCCTGGAGTATCTGGTCAGCTTCCACGGACAGCTCATCATTAGGGTCGAGCTTCCTGGGCTTTGGCCGGCCGGAATCCTTGCAGGTGTGGAACGCGACGCGCTCGCAATGCGTCCGAAACGCCTCGACGAGGTCGAGATCTCCATTGCTGAGCATGTCCTGAACGTGGCCGTAGTTCCACAAATTTGCCATCTGTGTCGGATCACACCGGAGCAGCGCTGCATTGAAATCTGACTCGATTTTTGCTTCCTCTTCCGAGTCCGACCCGAGGGGCGCTTCGATAGAGTTTTCCATTTGAACGACCTGTTTTCCTCAACGGCACCCTCTTCAGTGAGGGAGGAACTCGAATGGTGCTGAACACGCCGGAGTCTGGCACTGCCTTCTACACCCACCAGGCCCGATCGGGCAGTCCTCCGAGCACGCTGGTGACCGGGGAACAGCCAGCCAGCGCTGGTGTTCGCGGCCCAGCCCTGGGGAGCGGGGCGGTCGGCGAGAGTGTTGAGGAGGTCGGCGAGGGGGATGGGCAGCGGGATCGGGGTCCTGCCCAGGGTAAGGAACGTCGTCCCGTCATGAGTGGTCAGGGCGGTGGCGGGCAGTGCTGCGATCCGGGTGAGGTGCTGGCCGAACAGCAGGAGGATCGCGCCCGCGGCCCGGACGTCGAGGTCAAGGCGGGTGTCGGTGAGGCACTGGTGGAAGAGGTCCCAGTGGGAGTCCTCGTCCATACCGACCGGGTCGGCCTTCGGGCGGTGCGGTACGAGGCGGCCGCGGGCGTGGTGGCGGCGGTGGGCCCAGACGACGAAGTCGCGGACTTCGTAGCGGGTGCCTGGGTTGGCCGCGAGCCAGGCGTCGAGACGGCCTTGGTCGAGGGTGGCGATGGTCAAGCCGTGGTCGGCGGTCGTGGTGAGGAGTTCGGCGGCGAGGTTGATGCGGGTGTAGGCCCAGCGGAGTCGGTGCTTGACCCCGCCGACCCGGGCGGCCTGGTGGCGTTTGGCGCGGGGCAGCAGGGACCAGCGGACGTAACCGCGGAGCAGCACGCCATGCTCAGGGTGCCGGGCCACCGTCCGTTCCAGAGGGCGGACGATCCGCACCGCGAGTTCGTCCCGGGGCTCCAGGACCTGGTAGGCAGTCAGCAGGCCGCGCAGATACTCGGCGGTCATCGCCGTGGATCGGCCGGCGATCGTGGCGCCGAGGTCAGTGTGGGAAAGCGGGCGACCGGTGGTCATGAGGTCGCGGAGAAGACGAGCGGAGCGGGAACCGCGCAGCCAGTTCAGGACCGTTCCCGAATCGGGGGCCTGAGCCAGCGCCGTCCGCATCGCTGTGAGCGACCCGGTACCCACCCCTTCGGGCAGGCCGGTAAACAAGTCCTCCAGGTGGTCGGCGACGGCGCAGCGGTCGCAGAGTCGGCCGACCTTGTAGGAGCGCGGTCCGGCGCATCGTTCGCAGGCGTAGGGGTCGGGGACGTCGGCGCACGGCCCGCAGACCTGACGCTGGTCGACATCGCCAATCAGTACCCGGGTCCGCTCGCACCCCGGGCAAGGCATGGGGTGGCTGCGGGCGGTCCGGTAGCAGGAGGTGCAGACCGGGCCGAGCGGCCAGCGTGCGGTCACGGGCGCGGTGGTGTGGCAGAACGCGCATGCGGTCGCCGGCTGGGGGCGGCAGTTCGAGCAGGGGTCCAGTTCGGCCGGTTTACCGCAGGCAGAACAGGTGCGCGTCGCCATGGTCTGCCGGCGACGGCAGGCCGCGCAGGTGTTCCGGCTCGGTCGCGGTCTGATGGATCCGCAGACCGTGCAGGCGCCGATGTTGCCTCGGTTCGCGAGGATCCCTTCACACCCGAGACAGACCCGGCCCCCCGCCACTTGGAACCGCCGACAGGTCGGCAACCAGCTCCGCTCCTTGCTCCGCGAGTACTACCCCGCGGCCCGGACCGCCGTCGCGCACTGGAAGAACGTCCTCTGCCGGCCCGAAGCGCTCGCCCTGTTCAGGGCAGCTCCGACCCCCACCGACGCCGCCCGCCTGACCCGCCCCCAGATCGCTGCAGCACTCCGACGTGCCGGCCGCCAGCGCGGAATCGAGGCCGAGACTGAAAGGCTCCGGGAGATCTTCCGAGCCGAATGGGCCCACCAACCTACTCTCGTAGAGAAGGCCCTGGGCCAGCAGATGCTCGCGCTGCTCGCCCAGCTCGAAGCCGCGTGCACCGCCGTGAACGACCTCGCCCAGGCCGCGGAAGACGCCTTCCTGCAACACGAGGACGCGCAGATCATCCCGAGCTTCCCCGGACTGGGACCTCAGCTCGGAGCCCGCGTGCTGGCCGAGCTCGGCGACGACCGAGACAGATTCGCCGACGCCCGCGGCCTCAAGGCGTACGCGGGGTCCTCGCCCATCACCCGGGCTTCCGGCAAGAAGTCGAGCATCTCCCGCCGCCGCATCAAGAACGACCGGCTCAACCACGCCGGCTACCTGTGGGCCTTCTCAGCCTTACGAGCCTCACCTGGGGCCATGGCCCGATACCGGCAGCGCCGTGACGAACGCGGAGACTGGCACGCCCCCGCCCCGCGCAACGTCTTCAACAGTCTGATCGGACAGCTCTACCACTGCCTCCAGCACCACAAACAGTTCGATGAAGCCGCGGCTTTCCGGCCTCGGTCACCCAGATCTCGCAGGCTGCGTGAGGCAGGGCAAGACTGTTTCCGCCGGCCCAGAAGGGCCAAGCGCCAGTGCCGTGCGGGGCTACCGCAGGGCCGGGCAGTTGGCCGCCTCGTACTCATCCGAGACGGTGAAGACGCTGGCACATCTCGGGCACTCTGCCTTGCCGAAAAGGTGGGCAATTCCCTCGGCAAGTCCGAATTCCCCATCCCGGAAAGCCACCTCGCGCATCCACTGGCCGACACCCGAGAGCTCCTCGTCGGGCGCCGGCCGGAGGTCGCGCCGGTCCACGTCGCCCAGGTTCCAATCGCGGATCGCCGAGTAGCGCCCGTAGTCCCCGATTGCGATCGTCACCTGCGTCGCGCAGTGAGGGCACGATAGGTCGTAGAAGTCATCCGTGAAATCCTCCAGGACGTTGGCCCAGTGGTACTGCTTCTCGACCGCGAGGAGTGCGCGGAAGGTCACCAGGCAGTCGGCCGGCCGGGACTGCAGGTGCTGGTCCAGGAGGATGCCGAACTCGGCGATCGCATCGGCGCTGTCGGCCAGGAGCTCGTCACAGCCGTGGTGTCCTGCCGCGCGCTCCATGATTTCTCCGGCCAGGTGTCGCGCCTCCATGCTCCCCGAGGCGAGGTGCACAAGACGGGGCAGGCAGCGAAGCCGGCGGGAGACACCAGGTCGTGCTCCAGGATCAACCGGTATCCCAGCTCCAGCCAGGCCTCGTCTCCGCCCTCGCACTCCACGCGGTCCAGGAGCTCGGGGACTCGGTCCACGTCAGATTGCCAGTCGTACATCTGTGCCCAGTTCACCACCCGGGCATTGAACCGTCCTACGAGCCCCCAGTCGAACCCGCCCCCACGGCGTCGCCATCGGGAACCCTCGTCAACTTGACGCCTAGCGTCGTGAGGTGTCTGCGGTGAAACCGGCCACCCGGCCGAGTGAGCTGCCCGCTTCAGCGGAGCTGGAAGGCGTCGGCGAGGAGTGTGGTCTGTACGTCGAGGAGGAGGGCCGGGTCGTGGCCCATGCCCGTGAACTGGCCCGAGACTTCCAGACTCACCGTCCCGTGCATCTGCGTCCAGGCCATGACCGCCCCGGTCAGTGCGACGGCCGCTGCGGGGGCGTCGGCGGACAGGTCCGTCCATTGTCCGACCCAGGCCGCTACCTCCGCTTCCCCGGACAGCCAGGCCCGCGGCCCGTCCAGCAGCGGGTCCACTGCGGGCTGCGGGCGTCCCCGGGCGAAGACGGACAGGAACGGTCCGAGGACGGCACGCGCCTGCAGCAAGGTCTCCGCCGGTGCGGTGAAGCCCGCCACGGGGGTGCCCTGGATGAGCAGGTACAGGTGGGGCTGCGCCATCGCCCATGCACGGTAGGCGCTGGTCAGAGCATGGAGCGCGGTGCGACTCGACCCGCCGGCGTCCACCGCGTGCATCACCTCGGCCGCGCCCCGGTAGGCGTCCAGCACCATCTCCGACAGGAGGTCGTCGCGGCTGGCGAAATAGCGGTAGAGCGCCGGACCGGACATGCCGATCTCCTTGGCGATCCTCAGCAGCGCCACGCTCTCGACACCGCCGGCGGCGAGCTGACGGACCGCCGCCGCCTTAATCTCGGAGCGGGTCTGCTCCCGGTACCGCTCACGCGGACTGCTCACGCGCGCCGCCATTTCCGCACCTCTTACCGATCTCCCCGGCGCTGCGGGGACGGTTGCCGGGTGTGGTCCTACCGGACCAATTCACCTCTCGCGAACGCTTCACCCTATCGCTTCTGCTATAGGTGCGACTCCTCCCCGGCCTTTGCCAGGAAGGAGCCGCACCTTGCTTTGACCTGCATAGATGCGGGTCAGCCGCGCGACTGGGCGGCGAGGAAGCCGCGGTACCACTCCAGGGTTTCCTCCAGGGTGGCTTCGATCGCGGTGGGCTCGACGCCGAACTTCTGCTGGAAGGCGGTGGAGTCCATGATCTGCGGTTCGGTGTGCTGGTAGAAGAGCTCGGCGTAGGAGTTCATGAACGTCTCGTCGAACGGCCCGAAGGGACGCGGCTCGTCCATGGTGACGGTCTCCGGGGAGTGGCCGACCAGGTCGCCCAGGAGGCCGAAGATCTCCCGGGTGGTGCGGGCCGGGGCGGTGGGCAGGTGCCAGACCCGGCCGTCGCCCTGCGGGTTCTCGCCAAGCGTGGCCAGGCCGCGGGCGACGTCGAGGATGTTGGTGTAGCTGTGCTTGAGGTCGATGTCGCCCAGCGCCAGTACCTCGCCGCCCATGAGCGCGGCGGGGAACACGGTTCCGCCCATCGTGGAGTTCAGCACGCGGGGCCCGACGAAGTCCGCCGAGCGGCCGAGAGCCACCTTCGCGCGGCCTTCCCTGTGGGCGGCGAGGTAGTTCTCGTCCAGGGCGGCGCGCATCTTGCCCTTGGCGGTGGTCGCCCGCCACGGAGTGTCCTCGGTCATGACCTCGCCATGGGTCTCGCCGTACGGGTACAACGTGTCCAGCACAACCAGGCGGGCGCCGGTGCGCTTCACCGCGCCCAGGACGGCTTCCTGGATGCCGGGCATCACGTCGACCTGGAGGTGGTAGGCGACGTTGACGCAGTGGTAGACGACGTCCGCGCCCTCGATCGCGGCGAGCGCCCCCTCCAGCGTGGCGACGTCGCCCGCGACTCGCTCAACGCCGTCCAGCGGCTCACCCGAGCCGGAGCGGTCCACTAGGCGTACCGCATGCCCGCGTCGCACCAGCTCCAGGGCGACGGAGGTGCCGGCGGGACCGGATCCCAGAACGGTGTGGAGCGAACCCTGTGCTGCAGCCATGACGGAGTCCTTTCAGGACAGGAAGAACGGAAAACCCTTACCGTTATTGACGAACACTTACGTTATACATCGTAACTAACGTGTTGGTGCATCGCAACACTGGTGCGGCTAGCGCGCTAGCGCAGCAGGTAGCGACCGGCAGGGAGAGTCGGCGGAGGGTCGGGCGGGGTGCCTCTGACAGCAGGGCGAGATGTGGGCGTCCGATCGCTGATGGCAAGCGAGCCTTCCAGCCGCCGGCACCTTCGAGACGGGCAGGGCGGCTCGGGTGGATTCCGGCCGTCTTCGGGCCGTGCCACAGAGA
Encoded proteins:
- a CDS encoding transposase; the protein is MIDRRLYFTKEWAADEERRELTGVPVGLRFATKPQLAADMLRAAGQGIPASFFLGDEVYGGRELRGVCRELGLGYVVAVRSNHQVTTPDGS
- a CDS encoding TetR/AcrR family transcriptional regulator — protein: MAARVSSPRERYREQTRSEIKAAAVRQLAAGGVESVALLRIAKEIGMSGPALYRYFASRDDLLSEMVLDAYRGAAEVMHAVDAGGSSRTALHALTSAYRAWAMAQPHLYLLIQGTPVAGFTAPAETLLQARAVLGPFLSVFARGRPQPAVDPLLDGPRAWLSGEAEVAAWVGQWTDLSADAPAAAVALTGAVMAWTQMHGTVSLEVSGQFTGMGHDPALLLDVQTTLLADAFQLR
- a CDS encoding NAD-dependent epimerase/dehydratase family protein, whose product is MAAAQGSLHTVLGSGPAGTSVALELVRRGHAVRLVDRSGSGEPLDGVERVAGDVATLEGALAAIEGADVVYHCVNVAYHLQVDVMPGIQEAVLGAVKRTGARLVVLDTLYPYGETHGEVMTEDTPWRATTAKGKMRAALDENYLAAHREGRAKVALGRSADFVGPRVLNSTMGGTVFPAALMGGEVLALGDIDLKHSYTNILDVARGLATLGENPQGDGRVWHLPTAPARTTREIFGLLGDLVGHSPETVTMDEPRPFGPFDETFMNSYAELFYQHTEPQIMDSTAFQQKFGVEPTAIEATLEETLEWYRGFLAAQSRG